Proteins encoded together in one Triticum dicoccoides isolate Atlit2015 ecotype Zavitan chromosome 7B, WEW_v2.0, whole genome shotgun sequence window:
- the LOC119337124 gene encoding kanadaptin-like, producing MNPTMPPPPPRNPNPSSSSMPPPPPPKPSPPAPSAQPEAEDEPRPDASMAEADGSAKPSPSSSMPPPPPPRPSPQPEAEAASESESSADGSANPSPSDSSAGEERNPGGDTEMAEEAPPEQRQQPRPRAPYAIPDWSAAPEHPFFLEVLKEGLIFENLDVSKKGAYMFGRIDLCDFVLEHPTISRFHAVLQFRNDGQVFLYDLGSTHGSSINKTQVKKKMYTPIHVGDVIRFGQSSRLYIFQGPSELMPPEKDMQKLRDAKIRQNMLDREASLLRAKTQAVLADGISWGMSEDAPEEDGEDEADEITWQTYKGQLTDRQEKTRSKLIKRMEKVANMKKEIDAIRVKDISQGGLTQGQQTQIARNEQRISQIMEELENLEETLNDSIQESLGARAGKPKRGSHKASLEEEDDVISDDDEFFDRTKKKSSNPQSSGQQSVETADSLLDKKDFINNDIEGKKKLLEEEKIKLAQRDNADLGDDLDAYMSGLSSQLVHDNIAKIQKELSDLQAELDKVVYLLKVADPMGEAARKRDLKPREANPQASNDNPRPESKKQDKIAQDKTSTEENSKDSFSTKIEVDKPAEVETDIPQNQENASKPAFTIPKPQWLGDKRIIEPEENCIKEGNTNSEEPDDFVDYKDRKTILSNSANEKDIEGAAPGLILRKRKSADQSAGVEAESSSVESEASAADAVALLLKHTRGLQPAEDIENENEPQTSKRKGKKSKQKRDLGPARPDFLEAGPDHETWVPPQGQTGDGRTSLNDRLGY from the exons ATGAACCCTACTATGCCTCCGCCcccgccccgaaaccctaacccctcctcctcctccatgccgcctccgccgccccccaAACCCTCGCCGCCTGCCCCATCGGCGCAGCCGGAGGCGGAGGACGAGCCGAGGCCTGATGCCTCGATGGCCGAGGCGGACGGGAGTGCTAAACCGAGCCCCTCCTCCTCTAtgccgcctccaccgccaccaAGACCCTCGCCGCAGCCGGAGGCGGAGGCAGCGTCGGAGTCTGAATCGTCGGCCGACGGGAGCGCTAACCCCAGCCCTAGCGACTCGTCGGCGGGGGAGGAAAGGAACCCCGGTGGCGACACCGAGATGGCCGAGGAGGCGCCGCCAGAGCAGcggcagcagccgcggccgcgcgcACCATACGCCATCCCCGACTGGAGCGCCGCCCCGGAACACCCCTTCTTCCTCGAGGTGCTCAAGGAAGGCCTCATCTTCGAGAACCTTGACGT GTCCAAGAAAGGCGCTTACATGTTTGGCCGAATTGATCTGTGCGATTTCGTGCTGGAGCATCCCACCATTTCCCGTTTTCATGCAG TTCTGCAGTTTAGAAATGATGGGCAGGTTTTCCTTTACGATCTTGGAAGCACACATGGTTCTTCCATCAACAAAACTCAG GTCAAGAAGAAGATGTACACACCGATTCATGTTGGAGATGTAATTCGATTTGGGCA ATCATCACGTTTGTACATTTTTCAAGGACCATCTGAGCTAATGCCTCCA GAAAAGGATATGCAGAAACTCCGTGATGCTAAGATTCGGCAAAATATGCTTGATCGTGAAGCTTCCCTTTTACGAGCGAAAACTCAAGCAGTTTtagcagatgggatctcatggggtaTGTCGGAGGATGCACCTGAAGAAGACGGGGag GATGAGGCAGATGAGATCACGTGGCAAACCTACAAAGGTCAGCTTACGGACAGACAGGAAAAGACACGCAGCAAATTAATAAAGCGAATGGAAAAG GTTGCCAACATGAAGAAAGAGATCGATGCAATACGAGTTAAGGACATTTCTCAAGGTGGGTTAACCCAAGGTCAGCAAACACAGATTGCACGAAATGAGCAAAGGATATCTCAG ATCATGGAGGAGCTAGAAAATCTAGAAGAAACATTAAATGACAGTATACAAGAAAGTCTTGGTGCACGTGCTGGAAAACCAAAACGTGGTAGCCATAAAGCAAGTCTCGAGGAAGAAGATGACGTTATTAG tgATGACGATGAATTTTTTGACCGGACAAAGAAGAAATCATCTAATCCTCAATCTAGTGGGCAACAATCAGTTGAGACCGCTGATAGTCTCCTTGATAAAAAGGATTTCATCAACAATGATATTGAAGGTAAAAAGAAGTTGCTTGAAGAAGAGAAGATTAAGCTGGCTCAGAGAGATAATGCAGATCTTGGGGATGACCTTGATGCTTACATGAGTGGATTGTCATCTCAATTAG TACACGATAATATTGCCAAAATTCAAAAGGAGCTTTCTGATCTTCAAGCTGAACTGGACAAAGTAGTTTACTTACTGAAGGTAGCTGATCCTATGGGAGAAGCAGCTCGCAAGAGGGATTTAAAGCCAAGAGAAGCAAACCCTCAAGCATCTAATGATAATCCTAGACCAGAATCCAAAAAACAGGACAAAATTGCCCAAGACAAAACCTCAACGGAGGAGAACTCGAAGGATTCTTTTTCTACCAAAATAGAAGTGGATAAACCTGCTGAGGTAGAAACAGATATCCCCCAAAACCAAGAAAATGCCAGCAAACCTGCATTCACCATACCGAAACCTCAGTGGCTGGGCGACAAGAGAATCATAGAACCTGAAGAAAATTGTATAAAAGAAGGAAACACGAATTCTGAGGAGCCTGATGATTTTGTGGACTACAAAGATCGGAAAACTATTCTTTCTAATTCAGCCAATGAAAAGGATATTGAAGGGGCTGCTCCTGGGCTTATCTTACGGAAGAGAAAGTCTGCTGATCAGTCAGCTGGCGTTGAGGCAGAATCGTCTTCGGTTGAATCCGAAGCATCAGCAGCTGATGCTGTGGCCCTTCTGCTGAAGCACACACGTGGTTTACAACCTGCAGAAGACATTgagaatgagaatgaaccacagaCTAGCAAGAGAAAAGGGAAAAAGTCGAAACAAAAACGTGATCTGGGTCCTGCAAGACCAGATTTTCTTGAAGCTGGTCCAGATCATGAAACATGGGTGCCACCTCAAG GTCAAACTGGTGATGGGCGCACTTCATTGAATGATCGTTTGGGTTATTGA